From the Aspergillus puulaauensis MK2 DNA, chromosome 1, nearly complete sequence genome, the window AGTGATGAGAGACGAGGGGTAACCTTAAGGCGCTTGACTGGATAGCCCGAGGACTGGGGGAATGCGAATTATTCGACGGGCTTCGATTCTGCCCACAGGCTCGCAGGCTCGTCGATGACAATTCCTGCCAGTCACCTCACAGCTCTCTCCCCCCTCTTGGTGGTTTTCGTGAACCACCCCACCTGGCGGCCGTGCCGGAATGACGTTTTCAGTGCTGCTGAGGGGAAGCTCTCGGGAGATTCCTAAGCAGTGCAATCCAGACTCACTCAATTACTGGGCTACACCTAACTCTGAGTAAATTTGCCATCATCATGAGGACAATTTaaactatatctatatcgTGATTGAACGGTGGGaaaatagtaatagtaacaacaataataaaatgGCCATCCTGGAGTGGACTCCATCAGCTCAAATTGGAGGTCTCGGACAAGCCCCCACCATAGCACTCCATCAGAACCAGCTGGCAACATTGTGCCAGTGCAACAATCCTCAACATAGCTGTTTTGATTCAATGAACTCCCAACCGGTTTATATGTTGTAGATCTCAGATACCATCGTTTATTTGTAGACTGAGCCGAACAGGTGATTCGAAATGATGGCACTGCTATGGCTTTGGAACGGCTACAGAGGAGCTCAGGATAAGACTCCCCGAACCCACTTCCGTCTCGCACGCAATTCCCGTCCTCAATCTCCGATTTATTTACACGACTACGTTACACTTTTTTTTACGAACTCATCGTTAGCTGAAAAGACTCGGCGTTAAAAGGTATAAAACATGGTATTCCGTAAATTCATATCTTCTAAGCAAATTTTTGCAATCGCCAATTTTTACACAAACGAAAGAATCTCAGCGCGGGGCATCCGGTGCCATTCTCTACGCCTGAACCTTCTGCTTCAGGATATCCTTCAGGGTCACGGCGTCGGCCGCGAACTTGGAGATACCCTCACGGAGCTTCTCGACGGCCATGGCCTCCTCGTTGAACTCGAAGCGGAACAGGGCCTCATCCTTGAGGTAGCTGCGCTTGGAGATGTCGAGGCCGCTGGTAGTAGAGGAGTCAAGCTTCTTGGGGACGGCGTCCTTAGAGTTGTACAGATCCTCGAGCAGACCAGGCTAGAATCCATGTCAGTAATGGGTACCCAAGATGAATAGAAGGAATGGTTATCACGTACGGAGATGGTCAGGTAGTCACAGCCAGCGAGCTCAGTGATCTCACCGATGTTACGGAAAGAGGCGCCCATGACGATGGTCTTGTAGCCGAACTTCTTGTAGTAGTTGAAGATGCTCTCGACAGACTTGACACCGGggtcctcctccttggtgTAGTCGCGCTTGTGAGCGGCCTTGTACCAGTCAAGGATACGGCCGACGAAGGGAGAGATGAGGAAGGCaccagcctcagcagcggCAATGGCCTGGACAAGGGAGAACATGAGGGTTAGGTTGCAGTTGATGCCGTGCTGGGACTGCAGGATGTGAGCGGCCTGGATACCCTCCCAGGTGGaggcgatcttgatgaggatgcggtCCTTGGAGATGCCGGCCTCTTCGTAGAGCTGTTTGAAATTAGCAATGAACTGAAAGGATCAGAAATGGATCGCTCTCGTACCTTGATGATGTGCAGAGCCCTGTCGACGGAAGCCTTGGTGTCGAAGGAGAAGCGGGCATCGACCTCAGTAGAGACCTTGCCGGGGATGATCTTGAGGATCTCCTTGCCGAACTCAACGAGGAGGTTGTCAAGGGCAGCGTCAACCTGATCATCGACGGTCTTGCCCTGGGTCTTACCCTTCGCAACGGCAGCATCGATCAGGCTGGCGTATTCGGGCTTCTTGGAAGCAGCAAGGATGAGAgaggggttggtggtggCATCCTGAGGCTTGTACTTGTCAATGGTGGCAAAGTCACCGGAGTCGCAAACGACAACCTAATTGCATAGCATTGCTTGGTTAGCCACGAAACGAGAGTCAAGTTTCAGGTGAGGGGTAGCTTACGGTGCCAGTAGACTTGAGCTGTTCAAGAGAAGACATTGTGAGAATAGGATAGAAGAGTTGATGAAAGAAAGATTTCGATTCAACAAGATGGTTGGagcgaggttgaagaagaagaacggagatggcgaggggATTCTTAAATGAACTTAAATTAGGAAGACGTGGCGATCTCTGGCGTTGATGTTTTCGTGGTTCACCTTGAGGTCACCTTGAAGAGGGTTGGACATGGTGGGGCTCTGGCTGGGCTTATGACGCTATTGGAACGTACCGGAGGGGTAACCCATGACTAAGACGCCAGTATTGATGACTGACAGGGCATAGTTAAGttgacaataataataatgcagAATGGCTTGGATAAGAGCTTCTTTTGATAGTTGATTTTCATTCCTCATCCGACTGTACTCGCCGGATGGCGCTCATTAATTGCTATACTCGTCTATTGTCCGTCAATGCTATGCAAAATATCAGACATCTCCCCGGAGATGGCCCTCTGTTTTTCCTCTCTTACTCGGTCCAGTGTGCTCCGGCAACGCATGGCCGATCCACTCCACTCCGTTTCCCACTCCCACACATGCAGCGATCCAGGGCCTTTTCTTTCACCGGAATCAGGTGTCCGTGAGAGCGTGACAGGCTAACGATATGCATCCTGTGGTTAGCCTCATCTCCACTTcccccatcatcgccatcaaggccGAGTGCCCCGGAGTTCAGTAAGGTTCTGTTTTCTATAGGAGTGTTGTGCTCCGTACAACAGAGTATACCCGTCGTAGCAGTGACTTTTGCAAGATTTCCCTTTTAGGGAAGAGTAGCCGCCcatatctattattattattcaaCCGGGGGCAGCTCATCGGCAATTGGAAATGCTCAGatctaaagaataaaagCAGGAGGTCGTAGCTTTCGGTAAAATAGGGGAAAACATCAAGCACAGCCACCCCACGGTTGAATACGGAGTTTATCAGGCATGACGCCTTTGGATTCGAGTCACCGGTAACTAACTCAACAAAATCTATCGGGGACTATCGGCGTTGGACACAACTCCATTCGTACTAGGAAATGTCAGCAACGGTGTACAAGACTTTTGGCTCCAAATACTCTATCGCCACTTACCACTCTTcccatctcatccccagTATACACCACGTGGGGGAGTGCTAGGATACAGCTGATACCTGCAGAGATATTTGCCCCATTGTCACGGTTATTGTCGACGTGATGGAGCTGGCGAATCAACTCCAACTCAAAGCGGCTGTTTCGGATCATTTTGTTCCAAACCTGCGATATCTCAGTACCATGTTTGCCAACCAGACTGTTTCTCGCCGCTACTTACGTTGACGACTCCTCGTTTATGGCCGGTAAAGAGTAACTCGCGCCCTTGCCACTCATCTCCCACCCCTTCGTAGAAGACGCACGACAGTGCCTTGTCATCGGCTGAATCGCAGACAGCTTGTTCAAGCAATGCAGCTCCATTCAGAGTGTAAAGGCTGACGCGGTTTCCTCGACAAACTGCGATTTCACCGGTCACGTCGTTGATTCGAGCGCACTGGGTTCAAATTAGCTGGCTAGGAATTATAAATACGGAAAGGGTGAAACTTACATCGACGGGTCCGTTGTTTGGAAGTTCACGGACAAAGCACTGACGGTTCAGATCCCAAAGCATGAGTTGGCCGTCAACCGAGGCGGATAATAGAGTACTAAACGACCGCGATACCGCGAGCACGGTCACTGGCGTATGATGCCCAAATAAGGACCCAGCAGGTTGTAGATCTACGGAttttgctgttgctgtgaaCGTCCATATTGAGATGGTGCAGTCAGTGCCTGCGGTAACCAATGTTCGGGAATCGGCGAAAACCACAGCTGCCAGCTGGCTCACGTGGAGGTGCTCGAAGTGGCCGAGTAGCTGTTCGTTAATTAGCAGCTTTCTCCTAAGACACATGACATATTTGTTCCCACCTTTCGATTATCTGCGGAGTAGAATCTAATGCTCCCATCGAAGAAACCCCATTCCAAATACTTGTCATAAGTTGGTGGTATATTCAGCCGTAAGGCAGCGGTGCATAATAGCCGGTCATGCTTCATGCATAGAGATGAAACTCGCTCCCCGGTTTCTAGAAAAGTTCAATGTTAAAGGAGACTAAACAGCGGCGGCACCATGTGTAGGAGAGCTTACCAAGAAGTGAAAGGGGCTGCTGGGTAAGTGACTCAGCGAGAGAATCTAATCGCGGTATCTTGTGTTTATGTGCTTCGCTCTGGGGATGAGGTCGATTGAAGATCTGGTGTGGCGTTTGTCCAAAGTTGTGTATAATCCCTATCGTGGCGAGTCGTTCTACGGGATCATCGATGGTGTCGACATCCTTAGCACCTTGGTAGGACAGATGGTGGAAGACATTTACTGCCTCAACGGCAGCCTCGCCTTTCTGCTTGCATCCAAAGACCAAGTCAATCCAGTGATGTAGATTCCGCGTCACATAATGGCTTTCCAGTGCTTCTCGGTTCTTGGCGATGAATATCTGGGGGTCCCCCTTTGCCCACGGCGGTAATTCCACCGAGTCAATCGTGGTCGCCATGTTTTGCAGAACCCCAAAGTCGTACTTATTGGAATTGACCAGGAATTCAGGGAGGTAGAAAAATTCGGGAATCAATTCTCTCACATCCGACATGTTACCTCGCGAGGCAGACTCCCAAGCCTTCCTGACAGAGTAGAAAAGACGGTCAGCATGGTCGAATGTTCCTCCCTGCAACAAGAGATATGATTTCACGAAGGGTTGTAGTCGAATCAGATATGAGCTCACGATCATCGCCGAGGAGTAGTGAGTGCCGAAATGGAACGGCGGGGTATCACCGTCACCCATTTCTGCAAAGGCTTGGTACCGTTCTCTAAACTCGGCCTCGCGCTCAGGTGTCTGACAGCCCATAGGCTTGGACAGGTCACGGAAACTCTTCGGATTGGTCAGATCCAGTTCCTGACTTGTATAGTCGGCAATTACCCAGGGGAAAACAGGGTATTGTGTCAAGTCGTTGAATGTCCTCCCAGCAAGGGTGTTTATTAACATCAGGTAATGGAAGTTGGAGATCTCCCCCTTTACCCATTTACGAGTCGCCGGGTACACTGGTGAATGACCGAAGACACTAGCGAATTTCGAGCCAAGCGACTGCGGCGCATCGTCAGAACTTCGAAGTGTCTCGAATCTCCAAACATCCTCCGGCCGCGAGTGTCCAACACTTCCTGTCACCTGAGGAGCCTTGTTCGCAAGTTGGTTGCATAGAAGATCTCGAGCTTTAGACGAAATAAGCGTCAACAAATAGCTGTTTCCATCGGTGAAGAATATCTCGAGAGACACATCACGGAACAGGAATCGTCTTTTAGACACGCTGACCAGGTCCGTCCATTTCCAGCTCCTAGTTTCGTATTGCTGTGGCTTGCGTTCGCTTGCTTCTCTACCAGCAATCATTCGGACATACGGATCGCGCTCGTCACTGGGAGCCTGTGAAACATTGACAATTTCACCATCACATCGTTGGAAGAAGTTATCAAGAATGTAGATGTGATCTTTACCCTGGATTAGCAGGCCTTCAAAGGCTTCAAGACCAACAATGCGAGACACGTTGCAAAGATTTTCGACTTGATCACCGCGGTGTAGACTTCTCATGACTTTCCGGTTCTTGTCTTCATAATCTTCGAGGTCCGCTTTCGGGTCGTCGATCATCTCGAAACTTTCCTCCATGACACTACCATTCTCCGGGGCAATGCCTTGAGAATTGTTATCCGATCGTTCATCATCGAGAGGCGCAGGATGTAAAGCAAGAGTGTCTGCCTCTGAGGAGGGCCCTGCCGCATCCATTTTCATCGCTGGCGGTTCTGAGGCTTTACGTTTCGGTTGATAGTCCTGCCTCTCCCCCGACTCGTCGGGGACTATACGAAGTCGCATACGGCTCCTCCCTTCAGTTTGGTCAAGTCGCCATTTCCTCTCCGCTTCTTCGGCTAAGAGACCACCATATCGCCGCAAGTCCAAGGTCAGCCGAGAAAATGAGTTCAACATAAACACATGGGTATCCTGCTGGTCTTGCAAAGCTCTCTGATATCTCAACAGCTCGGAAGCGGTAATATTCGAGATCCAATGAGGGAACGTGACTTCGTGTCTGCGCATTAATTCATCCCTAGACTTCTCAAGCTGGCTCAGCTGCTTCAATTTTTCATGCCGTTTTGACATTCGGTTACGTGAGGAATTTTCAACATTTGTGTTTTGTTCTTGAATGAACTCCTCCCAATATTTTGAAATATTTCCCAAAAACAAGGAATCCAGGTCCTCCAATTGGTCGTCTATCCATTGCAAGAAGGCAGTATCGTCCATGCCGACGAGATCTTCGAACCCTCCCGAAAGACGTTCCTGAAGGGGGCCCGCTGCATGATGTAATATCATAAACAGCTCGGTTGGCTTCTGAACCATGATAACTCTGAAAAGACCTGCAGCAGCCACACGCACGTCGTTGTCTTTGTCAATAAGTTTAGTGTAAAGTAGGTAGCATAGCAACTGCAAATAGTCCGATTGAGATTCTCCCGCCTGCAAAAGCACCACTTGCCAATAGGATAGACGTTTGAAAAAAGCCAGCGCATCTGTCCCCTGTGTTTCGGAAAGTTGAACTAGGATAACACGGAATACGTTCGAGTGAATTGTCGCAATTATCTGGCTACACAGCCTTATGCTCTTCAAACTCGAGATGTCCGGTCGTTGAAGGTATTCCAGGATTGTTCCCGCGAATTCAAGAGTCGCGATTGCGCCGTCCACAAACCATCCCTCGAGTGTTGCTTCTGTTAAATGAGTTGTGAGACGCCCTATGTTAGTGATGATCCGTGGTTCCGCCAGCAATTCGGTTTTGGAGAACACCACGTTTTGCAACGTTTGAAGGAGTTTTCTTAGCACCCACGAGTTGAAATATGCCTGGTGTTCAGGGAAGCCTGGCGGGGTCTTTGAGAAAAGCCCCAGTCCGGAGAAATCCTTCCGCTCAAGGAGCTGTTCTGAAAGTATAGACAATATGAGGCATAAGATCCGTTGAATGGATGGATGTTCAGTCGTTCCCTCAATATTGACGCTTCCGGGTCCAAAGGTATGTTTTATCCGCAAAGGCGCGCGGGGATATTTCCCGCGGTCCGATGATACAAGGATGAAGGACGATGAACGGGGTAGAGACCCACTAGCTCCGTCGCGAGTCACCGGATTCTCAACAGTCGTCGTATGCAGCTCGCTCGCACCGCTGGATTGAGGAGGGCTGGTGGGGTCCCTatcatcaaggccaaggccacTGATACGGTAGGACAATTCAATGTCTGCGCTCACAGAATCTGAACCAACGACAACCGGAAATAGGGCCGCAAGCAGGTGTGGGATGTACTCGGACTGCGCCATATATTCACGGAATCCCTCGGAATTTAGATGTAAGCCAGCGAGGAATTCAATGACTGTAGCCAGGAGCGAAGCTTCCTGATCACTTGTGTCAACCGGTATGGGGTAGGCCATGAGGGGTTTAGCAATCTGGTCTATGTCAAGCCCATGCGAATCCCCATGAGCCACAACAGACTTCCTCAGCGCACTCTGTATCATTTCTGTAATAACAGGAAACATCTCAGGGAAGCAGACCTCGGTTTCGTTCCCCATCAATACTTCGAAAAGTGAAGCACAGTCAAAGGTCTTCTCAGCCATCGCTGTGCCAAGGTCGAGTCCaaagaaaatagaaaaacAAAGAGGCCACAAGGCAGGTATATTCCACCATCGTTTCATGCAGCCTCGCATGATAACATACCCACCACTCTTTTCGTGAAACCTCTTAGTATACGTGTTGCCGCTGGTAACAATAACTCGGGCCAGTATCCGAGTCGCCAGAACAACTATTTCTGGCTCGTCCTCACACATGAGATATAGAAGCCACTATAATAGAGTCAGATATGATAGGCCGAGTCTCCACATCCACGTACCTTGTTTGTAACCGTTTTAGCAAATTTCTTTATTGGCCCGATATCGTGAGAGTCGCAGAGTAGAGAACAAAACATGCGGAGCATCTCAATAGCAACCTTGATGGTTGGCATGCTTTTCCCATCATCAGTTGAGGCGGGCCGTGCGCCTGAATTGGCCCTGAACCGaatacttttctttttatgCAGCCCGCTT encodes:
- a CDS encoding Beige/BEACH domain protein (COG:T,U;~EggNog:ENOG410PG0G;~InterPro:IPR023362,IPR036372,IPR013320,IPR016024, IPR036322,IPR015943,IPR000409,IPR019775,IPR001680, IPR017986;~PFAM:PF02138,PF00400,PF14844,PF13385;~go_function: GO:0005515 - protein binding [Evidence IEA]); protein product: MNRAVSNLSPHSSPTKRSSAELAPVVDELNTICDDYAADFNLTAAATECLLRLRHTLIDNPHPEEAKESFRQLNGFQTLLSLIRKLSDTYDPVTQTKEDRKCLLAVYKDCLTVLAECLRGHLGNKRHFATRIPGGGQTALEEALTVLILKLDAAQGDVEYLCGSILAAALCQETVVDIFTALTTKFQSADGSEVSYGAVKKEVERLIGDSETIEAPELLGPFLRVWLKETSPFKPEQTLQRLAIPACLYQLASMSQRNVMTLHDTGVLSLILPILFGEDLPEAEKLFYQDLARELCTQGTRNVDDAVYLYKNAHKCQRTLRFLVDALKRSKEPPFIQFDLSLHGFCSLEFSTLGRSFPPVTSAGYTFAVWARFDQFDPSTHTTIFGAFDSSQTCFLLAYLEKDTRNFILQTSIKGSRPSVRFKSMAFEPNRWYHICVVHKKQRPPSSHSRASLFVNGEFVEQLRIEYPCAPLATAPNRSPRVQAFLGTPRDLAMRIGKGVSSSRWSLANAILFGEAYSDDMIAVFYHLGPRYYGNFQDCLGSFQTYRASATLNLRNEHLHPGKEEQSDIVTAIRRKASTLVREGVIFFNVSPWSILDDNDSNTTDESQLIKSLSKQATKNLNQLTKAGGNAIAVNGASPAINDALTQANGVGVLTGDPVITSPRSLDDMSWQVGGCTAVHLSLIHAAATVESTLLAVEALYEAVQDNWRNSEAMEKENGYGILATLLREKLGWGWGSFTTSTRTAAVCSNNEQRSALSLELLRLTLRFVGYEFDQPNRSIITNPLAYRVLLVDLEIWRHGELPVVELYYSQFCVFASESQFRRFNSKRLARMRVNKKLLEALKGGSFTPEILRPFTSAFSSLMENTLSADLLRSLALFITYSLHKPKEPSGLHKKKSIRFRANSGARPASTDDGKSMPTIKVAIEMLRMFCSLLCDSHDIGPIKKFAKTVTNKWLLYLMCEDEPEIVVLATRILARVIVTSGNTYTKRFHEKSGGYVIMRGCMKRWWNIPALWPLCFSIFFGLDLGTAMAEKTFDCASLFEVLMGNETEVCFPEMFPVITEMIQSALRKSVVAHGDSHGLDIDQIAKPLMAYPIPVDTSDQEASLLATVIEFLAGLHLNSEGFREYMAQSEYIPHLLAALFPVVVGSDSVSADIELSYRISGLGLDDRDPTSPPQSSGASELHTTTVENPVTRDGASGSLPRSSSFILVSSDRGKYPRAPLRIKHTFGPGSVNIEGTTEHPSIQRILCLILSILSEQLLERKDFSGLGLFSKTPPGFPEHQAYFNSWVLRKLLQTLQNVVFSKTELLAEPRIITNIGRLTTHLTEATLEGWFVDGAIATLEFAGTILEYLQRPDISSLKSIRLCSQIIATIHSNVFRVILVQLSETQGTDALAFFKRLSYWQVVLLQAGESQSDYLQLLCYLLYTKLIDKDNDVRVAAAGLFRVIMVQKPTELFMILHHAAGPLQERLSGGFEDLVGMDDTAFLQWIDDQLEDLDSLFLGNISKYWEEFIQEQNTNVENSSRNRMSKRHEKLKQLSQLEKSRDELMRRHEVTFPHWISNITASELLRYQRALQDQQDTHVFMLNSFSRLTLDLRRYGGLLAEEAERKWRLDQTEGRSRMRLRIVPDESGERQDYQPKRKASEPPAMKMDAAGPSSEADTLALHPAPLDDERSDNNSQGIAPENGSVMEESFEMIDDPKADLEDYEDKNRKVMRSLHRGDQVENLCNVSRIVGLEAFEGLLIQGKDHIYILDNFFQRCDGEIVNVSQAPSDERDPYVRMIAGREASERKPQQYETRSWKWTDLVSVSKRRFLFRDVSLEIFFTDGNSYLLTLISSKARDLLCNQLANKAPQVTGSVGHSRPEDVWRFETLRSSDDAPQSLGSKFASVFGHSPVYPATRKWVKGEISNFHYLMLINTLAGRTFNDLTQYPVFPWVIADYTSQELDLTNPKSFRDLSKPMGCQTPEREAEFRERYQAFAEMGDGDTPPFHFGTHYSSAMIVSSYLIRLQPFVKSYLLLQGGTFDHADRLFYSVRKAWESASRGNMSDVRELIPEFFYLPEFLVNSNKYDFGVLQNMATTIDSVELPPWAKGDPQIFIAKNREALESHYVTRNLHHWIDLVFGCKQKGEAAVEAVNVFHHLSYQGAKDVDTIDDPVERLATIGIIHNFGQTPHQIFNRPHPQSEAHKHKIPRLDSLAESLTQQPLSLLETGERVSSLCMKHDRLLCTAALRLNIPPTYDKYLEWGFFDGSIRFYSADNRKLLGHFEHLHVSQLAAVVFADSRTLVTAGTDCTISIWTFTATAKSVDLQPAGSLFGHHTPVTVLAVSRSFSTLLSASVDGQLMLWDLNRQCFVRELPNNGPVDCARINDVTGEIAVCRGNRVSLYTLNGAALLEQAVCDSADDKALSCVFYEGVGDEWQGRELLFTGHKRGVVNVWNKMIRNSRFELELIRQLHHVDNNRDNGANISAGISCILALPHVVYTGDEMGRVYEWSCVQRR
- the TAL1 gene encoding sedoheptulose-7-phosphate:D-glyceraldehyde-3-phosphate transaldolase TAL1 (COG:G;~EggNog:ENOG410PI4K;~InterPro:IPR004730,IPR018225,IPR013785,IPR001585;~PFAM:PF00923;~go_component: GO:0005737 - cytoplasm [Evidence IEA];~go_function: GO:0003824 - catalytic activity [Evidence IEA];~go_function: GO:0004801 - sedoheptulose-7-phosphate:D-glyceraldehyde-3-phosphate glyceronetransferase activity [Evidence IEA];~go_process: GO:0005975 - carbohydrate metabolic process [Evidence IEA];~go_process: GO:0006098 - pentose-phosphate shunt [Evidence IEA]) produces the protein MSSLEQLKSTGTVVVCDSGDFATIDKYKPQDATTNPSLILAASKKPEYASLIDAAVAKGKTQGKTVDDQVDAALDNLLVEFGKEILKIIPGKVSTEVDARFSFDTKASVDRALHIIKLYEEAGISKDRILIKIASTWEGIQAAHILQSQHGINCNLTLMFSLVQAIAAAEAGAFLISPFVGRILDWYKAAHKRDYTKEEDPGVKSVESIFNYYKKFGYKTIVMGASFRNIGEITELAGCDYLTISPGLLEDLYNSKDAVPKKLDSSTTSGLDISKRSYLKDEALFRFEFNEEAMAVEKLREGISKFAADAVTLKDILKQKVQA